From the genome of Pelomonas sp. SE-A7, one region includes:
- the dbpA gene encoding ATP-dependent RNA helicase DbpA: MDSKQAFSTLPLSAAMQANLVQLGFTEMTAIQALSLPPALAGRDLIAQAQTGSGKTVAFGLALMHRLDAAVLRPQSLVLCPTRELADQVAEVLRQLARAADNIKVLTLCGGVPMRNQIASLQFGAHVLVGTPGRILDHLQRGTLDLAALNTLVLDEADRMLDMGFVDDIAAVAKAAPKNRQTLLFSATWPEGVAGLAGRFLRDPQTVKAEAAAAPRQIRQLNYEVAEIERLDAVSRVLLHYRPSRTIAFCNTRQQCRDLVAVLQAQGIVALALHGELEQRERDQVLIQFEGSSCSVLVATDVAARGLDIAELECVINVDIAADAESHVHRIGRTGRAGAEGLALNLASVDEMGRIGRIEQLLGQELKWQPLASLQPASKEPLLPAMDTLQILGGKKDKIRRGDILGALTGEAGFEGAQIGKIHVTDFHSYVAVKRELAPEVVRRLSAGKLKGRKVKVRRLADLAPLD; encoded by the coding sequence ATGGATTCCAAGCAAGCTTTCTCCACCCTGCCGCTGTCTGCCGCGATGCAGGCCAACCTGGTCCAGCTGGGCTTCACCGAGATGACGGCGATCCAGGCCCTGAGCCTGCCGCCCGCGCTGGCGGGCCGCGACCTGATCGCCCAGGCCCAGACCGGCAGCGGCAAGACCGTGGCCTTCGGCCTGGCGCTGATGCACAGGCTGGATGCCGCCGTGCTCAGGCCGCAGTCGCTGGTGTTGTGCCCCACGCGCGAGCTGGCCGACCAGGTGGCCGAGGTGCTGCGCCAGCTGGCCCGCGCGGCCGACAACATCAAGGTGCTGACGCTGTGCGGCGGCGTGCCCATGCGCAACCAGATCGCCAGCCTGCAGTTCGGTGCCCATGTGCTGGTCGGCACGCCGGGGCGCATCCTCGACCATCTGCAGCGCGGCACGCTGGACCTGGCGGCGCTCAATACCCTGGTGCTGGACGAGGCCGACCGCATGCTGGACATGGGCTTCGTCGACGACATCGCTGCCGTGGCCAAGGCCGCCCCCAAGAACCGCCAGACCTTGCTGTTCTCGGCCACCTGGCCCGAGGGCGTGGCCGGCCTGGCCGGCCGCTTCCTGCGCGATCCGCAGACGGTCAAGGCCGAGGCCGCCGCCGCGCCGCGCCAGATCCGCCAGCTCAACTACGAAGTGGCCGAGATCGAGCGGCTGGATGCGGTCTCGCGCGTGCTCTTGCATTACCGCCCGTCGCGCACGATTGCCTTCTGCAACACCCGCCAGCAATGCCGTGACCTGGTGGCCGTGCTGCAGGCCCAGGGCATCGTGGCCCTGGCCTTGCACGGTGAGCTGGAGCAGCGCGAGCGAGACCAGGTGCTGATCCAGTTCGAGGGCAGCAGCTGCTCGGTGCTGGTGGCCACCGACGTGGCGGCGCGCGGCCTGGACATCGCCGAGCTGGAATGCGTGATCAACGTCGACATCGCCGCTGATGCCGAGAGCCATGTGCATCGCATTGGCCGCACCGGCCGCGCCGGCGCCGAGGGCCTGGCCCTGAACCTGGCCAGCGTGGACGAGATGGGCCGCATAGGCCGCATCGAGCAGCTGCTGGGTCAGGAGCTGAAGTGGCAGCCACTCGCCTCGCTGCAGCCGGCCTCCAAGGAGCCGCTGCTGCCGGCCATGGACACCTTGCAGATCCTGGGCGGCAAGAAGGACAAGATCCGCCGCGGCGACATCCTGGGCGCGCTGACCGGCGAGGCCGGCTTCGAAGGCGCGCAGATCGGCAAGATCCACGTCACCGATTTCCACAGCTATGTGGCGGTGAAGCGCGAGCTGGCGCCGGAAGTCGTGCGTCGGCTTTCGGCCGGCAAGCTCAAGGGCCGCAAGGTCAAGGTGCGACGGCTGGCCGATCTGGCACCCCTCGACTGA
- a CDS encoding YbaN family protein, with protein MPSSTPLAFRLLWLLAGFTALATGIVGIFVPLLPTTPFVLLAAFCFARGSTRCEAWILNHRRFGPMVHNWRERRAIPLRAKQLAWGMMTLGCAMAAWRLPLAWAWLPAAICLCVAVWMYRLPSR; from the coding sequence ATGCCCAGCTCCACGCCGCTCGCATTCCGTCTGCTCTGGCTGCTGGCCGGCTTCACGGCGCTGGCGACCGGCATCGTGGGCATCTTCGTGCCACTGCTGCCGACCACGCCCTTCGTGCTGCTGGCTGCCTTCTGCTTTGCCCGCGGCAGCACGCGCTGCGAGGCCTGGATCCTCAACCATCGGCGCTTCGGCCCCATGGTGCACAACTGGCGCGAGCGCCGCGCGATTCCCTTGCGGGCCAAGCAGCTGGCCTGGGGGATGATGACCCTGGGCTGCGCCATGGCCGCCTGGCGCTTGCCCCTGGCCTGGGCCTGGCTGCCGGCCGCGATCTGCCTGTGCGTGGCGGTCTGGATGTACCGCCTGCCCAGCCGCTGA
- a CDS encoding alginate lyase family protein, translated as MPKLTLAPMLACLLFAAPAQSAPCPAPPAALGDMQGNGYYTDKNYSIVDPVLKARNEAAAKPFTDFADQVSRRADLVLAGGPEAAAAGACALQWLQAWAEGRAMLGQIATSQAQYLRKWTLASLSLAYLKLRPQASEAQHNQIAAWLREVAKAALDHIGHSKAARNNHVYWVGLAVMATAEVSEDAALRDQARRLFEEALSDIRDDGSLPQEMARAGKALAYHNYALAPLVLIAELAARRGEDWYSLQGARLDRLVERTAAGIADPAWFVTQTGVSQELPRGGITGWALLYADRGEARRQRVAHLLVAGPLRNVTLGGELQLMRAQRLFATR; from the coding sequence ATGCCCAAGCTGACCCTAGCGCCCATGCTGGCCTGCCTGCTGTTCGCAGCTCCGGCCCAGTCTGCACCCTGCCCCGCGCCGCCGGCCGCGCTGGGCGACATGCAGGGAAATGGCTACTACACCGACAAGAACTACTCGATCGTCGATCCGGTGCTGAAGGCCCGCAACGAAGCCGCGGCCAAGCCCTTCACCGATTTCGCCGACCAGGTCAGCCGCCGCGCCGACCTGGTCCTGGCCGGCGGGCCCGAAGCTGCGGCGGCCGGCGCCTGCGCCCTGCAGTGGTTGCAGGCCTGGGCCGAGGGCCGCGCCATGCTGGGCCAGATCGCCACCAGCCAGGCCCAGTACCTGCGCAAATGGACGCTGGCCTCGCTGAGCCTGGCATATCTGAAGCTGAGGCCGCAGGCCTCGGAAGCCCAGCACAATCAGATCGCGGCCTGGCTGCGCGAGGTGGCCAAGGCCGCGCTGGACCACATCGGCCACAGCAAGGCAGCACGCAACAACCATGTCTACTGGGTCGGCCTGGCGGTGATGGCCACGGCCGAAGTCAGCGAGGATGCCGCCCTGCGCGACCAGGCCCGCCGCCTGTTCGAGGAGGCCTTGTCCGACATCCGCGACGACGGCAGCCTGCCGCAGGAAATGGCCCGCGCCGGCAAGGCACTGGCGTATCACAACTACGCGCTGGCGCCCCTGGTGCTGATAGCCGAACTGGCCGCTCGTCGCGGCGAGGACTGGTATTCGCTGCAGGGCGCGCGACTGGACCGGCTGGTCGAACGCACGGCCGCCGGCATCGCCGACCCGGCCTGGTTTGTCACGCAAACAGGCGTCAGCCAGGAGCTGCCGCGCGGCGGCATCACCGGCTGGGCCCTGCTCTACGCGGACCGCGGCGAGGCCCGCCGCCAGAGGGTGGCACACCTGCTGGTGGCGGGCCCGCTGCGCAACGTGACGCTGGGGGGCGAGCTGCAGCTGATGCGCGCACAGCGCCTGTTTGCAACACGCTGA